In Halobaculum limi, one DNA window encodes the following:
- a CDS encoding ABC transporter permease subunit, producing MSGDSADSTTATGSEQATASTREVTTDSPILAVARYEGERLLVPTAAATVALSLFGSLYVWLGPQVTAGVPIEELTEAIPPALRALFGLESLGSVEGLLASEFYTLGWIVGLAGYVAYVAAVRVAGDVATDRMDLLLVAPARRSDVLAGKYLALLVPIVVVNAVVPVALYGVSLAVDASLSLSALAVFHALSVPYLLLWGAVGLLLGTVVDGGRTAGRVGLGVVFAAWIVEAVVVGSALEWVGALSPARYLDPTAIIVRGEYDLGGVVLLGVATVAVLVVSVVAFERRDV from the coding sequence ATGAGTGGAGATTCTGCCGACTCCACGACAGCGACGGGGAGCGAGCAAGCCACGGCGTCCACTCGTGAGGTGACCACCGATAGCCCCATCCTCGCGGTGGCACGCTACGAGGGAGAGCGACTGCTCGTACCCACGGCGGCGGCGACAGTCGCGCTGTCGCTGTTCGGGTCGCTGTACGTGTGGCTCGGACCGCAGGTGACGGCGGGCGTCCCTATCGAGGAGTTGACAGAGGCGATTCCACCGGCGTTGCGGGCACTCTTCGGACTGGAGTCGCTGGGAAGCGTCGAGGGACTGCTCGCCTCGGAGTTTTACACGTTGGGCTGGATCGTCGGCCTCGCAGGCTACGTCGCGTACGTCGCGGCGGTTCGCGTCGCCGGCGACGTCGCAACAGACCGGATGGACCTCCTGTTGGTCGCGCCAGCCCGGCGCTCAGACGTGCTTGCGGGGAAGTACCTCGCACTCCTCGTTCCGATCGTCGTCGTGAACGCCGTCGTGCCGGTCGCACTGTACGGCGTCTCGCTGGCTGTCGACGCGAGTTTGTCGCTGTCGGCGCTCGCTGTGTTTCACGCGCTGTCGGTGCCGTACCTCCTGCTGTGGGGGGCGGTCGGACTCCTGCTCGGCACCGTCGTCGACGGCGGACGGACGGCCGGGCGCGTCGGACTCGGCGTCGTCTTCGCCGCGTGGATAGTCGAGGCGGTCGTCGTCGGGAGTGCGCTGGAGTGGGTCGGGGCGCTCTCGCCCGCGCGGTATCTCGACCCGACAGCGATCATCGTGCGTGGCGAGTACGATCTTGGCGGCGTCGTACTCCTCGGTGTGGCGACCGTGGCAGTTCTCGTGGTGAGCGTCGTCGCGTTCGAGCGACGAGACGTGTGA
- a CDS encoding quercetin 2,3-dioxygenase, with product MASTTRSGAAAGPFVVGSEDGEAIWFINALVQIKTDAADSGGSMTIVDHLAPAGFETPFHRHNAEDETFYVLKGSIECRSGDEGHERTTAGPGDTVWLPRGVPHGFRVLGDDPCRMLIVLTPGGFEGFFRAVGEPAPSLTLPPQSEPDVEALTALAEPYDLDILGPLPQ from the coding sequence ATGGCATCAACAACGCGGAGCGGAGCGGCAGCAGGCCCGTTCGTCGTCGGCAGCGAGGACGGGGAGGCGATCTGGTTCATCAACGCCCTGGTTCAGATCAAAACCGACGCGGCCGACAGCGGTGGCTCGATGACCATCGTTGACCACCTCGCACCGGCGGGGTTCGAGACACCGTTTCACCGTCACAACGCCGAAGACGAGACGTTCTACGTACTCAAAGGGTCGATCGAGTGTCGCTCCGGCGACGAGGGACACGAGCGCACGACCGCTGGCCCGGGCGACACTGTATGGCTGCCGCGAGGCGTCCCACACGGATTCCGGGTGCTTGGTGACGACCCCTGCCGGATGCTCATCGTGTTGACTCCCGGTGGGTTCGAGGGGTTCTTCAGAGCTGTCGGCGAGCCAGCACCGAGTCTGACGCTGCCACCGCAGTCAGAACCAGACGTCGAGGCGCTGACCGCACTCGCGGAACCGTACGACCTCGACATCCTCGGCCCACTTCCGCAATAA
- a CDS encoding DoxX family protein produces the protein MADDIDTETDDTSTATQRALPSRLGRLLFGLGLALQASEDFRDMDDSIEYAESAGVPEPDMMAPFASGMMLVGGLGVALWRFPRIATGAVVTFLAVVTPTMHDFWNKEGDASGERLAFFGNLAMFGAALAFLREAYRS, from the coding sequence ATGGCAGACGACATCGACACGGAGACGGACGACACTTCGACTGCGACCCAGCGAGCGCTTCCATCGCGACTCGGACGCCTGCTGTTCGGCCTCGGCTTGGCGTTGCAGGCGTCGGAAGACTTCCGCGATATGGATGACTCCATCGAGTACGCGGAGTCGGCGGGTGTCCCCGAACCCGACATGATGGCGCCGTTCGCCTCGGGGATGATGCTTGTCGGCGGGTTGGGAGTTGCCCTCTGGCGATTCCCGCGGATCGCGACCGGTGCGGTCGTTACCTTCCTCGCGGTGGTGACGCCGACGATGCACGACTTCTGGAATAAGGAGGGCGACGCCAGTGGCGAGCGACTCGCGTTCTTCGGCAACCTCGCGATGTTCGGGGCGGCGCTGGCGTTCCTGCGGGAGGCGTACCGCTCGTAG
- a CDS encoding Ig-like domain-containing protein, which yields MTDTPSRGDRVRAVVLATLMILSVLAVPLSATTAAAAGGTTVSVSPGEATVESNETTTFAVVVDNADGGVGAYNVTFALDNSNARITDHTFEGSPFESRVTTNDDNTSITLTAFGADTDDTGSATLATVTVEGETSGQVDVGVTVNALGDEAGDSYDVTATSGASLGVNQPPSASVTTTPGEPGVNETVTADASGSSDADGTTESFRWYVDGQFQSERNGSVIDVSFREPGNHTIRVEVVDDDNATANASTVVTVVDRTSPTAGFDLNRSEFTLGGTVRLNGSRSSDNVGVVDYDWTVTAPNGTQTQLSGENTTFTPAQAGEYDVSLTVRDGADNTDTASTTFTALAPANVTVTYGLENVSDDGVLLSNETLGVNATVQNTGDEPETRNVSLVIDGDAVGSETVTVAGGETKSVEFARGLAVGAYEVTVNDLPPTTVEVLDPANLTTTYTVSPKSAFTSDAISVNATVENTGDVAGNTTLTLYRDGTAVDNETITVDGDSTETVTFVQRFGDAGPYTLAVNDKSPTTVTIDRSTNPDADTSITAPDSGVVVNGEVTLEYEVTATDGIQRAVYRVDDGSWTTITDGLSTTQFTVNTTALAEGEHTVTVALVDNLGNYVGQSTRTITVDRTAPNVSVTPSRTDGVSPNQPLTLDLTVEEPNLNLNPGFLTQAPVTITITGPDGSNVFTGLLTDSVADGEATVPWDVTDDGTPVPSGTYTVQVTSVDAAGNSATVTETVDVDTDAPDVTVDSVSGGVVRDGTRYANGNSEVVVSGSVTDDESGVSTVTVVARSTTSLSSTETTATVASDGTFSTPLDLSGVPDGNYTVEVVATDAAANTANETASETLSLDTEAPTLGASLGAINASTGRVTVTTDEALPGAPTVTVTLPDGSTKAVTVTDADGDGRYTSTFQLQSNGNYTVEANATDAAGNAAGSQSTTNVVTDVEVDANGTVTIANGQTFIELYTKSDNVSGAVASLTTSSTPLAQLSRDLSGAQFIEGELGDSLSENLSYAKIGIPAATVPESARANVTIRRYNESTGEWEEVGETTVETRDGTEYFVLNVTHFSTYGAVLVDTSDPTIQRVSQDGETFEYDTDTVTVESFYYDQETGINVSAVSVQFDGQPVSNVSSVTANVDDDQLIVNATGLEGTGEHTVTVTVADQAGNVETQTSTFTVEEDTAAPSLSTSVTNETEIAYGASSKQFRVEYADAASGVPATNESVTVSLNGDSINDETIVDDGYVTFTVDDPTPGQTYDFTVSVTDRAGNTETLTRSVSAEADTAAPTLDDTVFTPEPTGTGPATFPSGNSRVTTELRISDALSGVNASAITVTFDDEDVTDTAVITDDKIVYTAYGLENNTTHTLEATLVDQAGEKASVSKTFEIAAADEDVSDGGVKPSLGTISVTPLTDGTVPAGTDSVTITAAYGDADGTVPASGITVMLDGADVTDQASVSGGTVEISLADLTAGDHTIRITVVDDDGLTRERVANFTVASASTGGGGGGGGGGGGGGGGGGSGAKISSIATSSGATVNVRDISMGATPSTTVPGISGAGVTVDRVAFDFTFAAPSFRIEFTPPSTSPQGAPALSNAEGVAYFRADAIGLETSGMDKASMTVSVDNSALPAGASLEDVALYRYHDGEWQALETTANGDGTVTAALPGFSAFAIGVPADDGGQDDTGTATSTPTSTSTSTPDDVNTATATGTDTGGQSTTTTFPGFSSALAVVALLAAALLATRRD from the coding sequence ATGACTGATACACCGAGTCGTGGCGACCGCGTTCGTGCGGTCGTGCTCGCGACACTGATGATCCTGTCGGTGCTTGCGGTGCCGCTGTCGGCGACGACTGCGGCCGCTGCTGGGGGCACCACCGTCAGCGTCTCGCCTGGCGAGGCGACTGTTGAATCAAACGAGACCACTACATTCGCCGTTGTCGTTGACAATGCTGACGGCGGCGTTGGCGCGTACAATGTGACGTTCGCGCTCGACAACTCGAATGCACGGATCACCGACCACACCTTCGAGGGAAGTCCGTTCGAGTCACGTGTCACAACGAACGACGACAACACCTCGATCACGCTGACCGCATTCGGGGCTGACACCGACGATACGGGGTCGGCCACGCTTGCAACGGTTACGGTAGAGGGTGAAACCTCCGGACAAGTCGATGTGGGCGTGACAGTCAACGCCCTCGGCGATGAGGCCGGCGACAGTTATGACGTGACCGCAACCTCGGGTGCATCACTCGGCGTGAATCAGCCGCCGAGTGCGAGCGTCACCACGACGCCAGGCGAACCGGGGGTGAACGAGACCGTCACCGCCGACGCCAGCGGCAGCAGTGACGCCGACGGAACGACCGAATCCTTTCGATGGTACGTCGACGGCCAGTTCCAGTCCGAGCGGAACGGCTCAGTCATCGACGTCAGCTTCCGAGAGCCAGGCAACCACACGATCCGAGTCGAAGTCGTCGACGATGACAACGCCACCGCCAACGCGAGCACAGTCGTCACCGTCGTCGACCGGACAAGCCCAACAGCGGGATTCGACCTCAACCGGAGCGAGTTCACGCTCGGCGGCACGGTTCGGCTTAACGGGAGCCGTTCCAGCGATAATGTTGGCGTTGTTGACTACGATTGGACTGTTACGGCTCCGAACGGAACGCAAACGCAACTGAGCGGCGAGAACACGACGTTCACGCCCGCACAGGCCGGTGAGTACGACGTATCCCTCACCGTTCGCGACGGCGCGGACAACACGGACACAGCGAGCACGACGTTCACGGCGCTTGCACCCGCGAACGTGACGGTCACGTACGGACTGGAGAATGTCTCCGACGACGGCGTCTTGCTGTCCAATGAGACGCTCGGCGTGAATGCCACAGTCCAGAATACTGGCGATGAGCCTGAAACCCGAAACGTCTCGCTGGTGATCGACGGTGACGCCGTCGGTAGTGAGACTGTGACCGTTGCTGGCGGCGAGACGAAGTCCGTCGAGTTCGCCCGCGGCCTCGCAGTCGGAGCGTACGAGGTGACGGTGAATGACCTGCCCCCGACCACGGTCGAAGTGCTTGACCCGGCGAACCTCACGACGACCTACACCGTCTCGCCGAAGAGTGCGTTCACGTCTGATGCAATCTCAGTGAACGCGACCGTCGAGAACACCGGTGACGTCGCCGGCAACACGACGCTGACGCTATATCGCGACGGAACCGCGGTCGACAACGAGACGATCACCGTCGACGGCGATTCGACGGAGACAGTCACGTTTGTTCAGCGGTTCGGTGACGCTGGACCGTACACGCTTGCGGTCAACGACAAGTCGCCCACTACGGTCACGATCGACCGCTCGACCAACCCTGACGCCGACACGTCGATCACCGCGCCTGATTCGGGTGTGGTTGTGAACGGCGAAGTGACGCTTGAGTACGAGGTGACTGCGACTGATGGTATCCAGCGAGCGGTCTACCGCGTCGACGACGGCTCGTGGACGACGATCACCGACGGCCTCTCGACGACGCAGTTCACAGTGAACACGACTGCGCTCGCGGAGGGTGAGCACACGGTGACGGTCGCGCTGGTCGACAACCTCGGCAACTACGTCGGACAGAGCACGCGCACCATTACGGTCGACCGGACGGCACCGAACGTCTCGGTCACACCATCGCGTACGGATGGAGTGAGCCCGAACCAGCCGCTTACGCTCGATCTGACGGTTGAGGAGCCGAATCTGAACCTCAACCCCGGATTCCTGACGCAAGCGCCGGTGACGATCACGATTACCGGTCCTGACGGTTCGAACGTCTTCACAGGCTTGCTGACCGACTCGGTTGCTGACGGCGAGGCAACCGTCCCGTGGGACGTAACAGACGACGGCACACCAGTCCCGAGCGGAACCTACACCGTCCAAGTGACGAGCGTCGACGCTGCAGGCAACAGTGCCACCGTCACCGAGACGGTCGACGTTGACACGGATGCACCAGATGTCACCGTTGACTCGGTGTCAGGCGGCGTCGTCCGTGATGGCACTCGCTACGCGAACGGGAACTCTGAGGTTGTGGTCTCAGGCAGCGTGACCGACGACGAGTCGGGCGTGTCGACCGTAACGGTTGTCGCCCGCTCGACTACCTCGCTGTCGTCGACTGAGACGACCGCGACGGTGGCCTCAGACGGCACCTTCTCGACGCCGCTCGACCTCTCGGGCGTCCCGGACGGCAACTACACCGTCGAGGTGGTCGCGACCGACGCGGCCGCAAACACGGCCAACGAGACCGCGAGCGAGACACTCTCGCTCGACACTGAGGCACCGACGCTCGGCGCATCGTTAGGTGCAATCAACGCGTCGACCGGACGTGTCACGGTCACCACCGACGAGGCGCTTCCTGGCGCACCGACGGTCACAGTCACGCTTCCCGACGGGTCGACCAAGGCCGTCACCGTGACCGACGCCGACGGCGATGGTCGCTACACGTCGACGTTCCAGCTCCAGTCGAACGGCAACTACACCGTCGAGGCGAACGCGACGGACGCGGCCGGAAACGCGGCCGGCTCACAGTCGACGACGAACGTCGTCACCGATGTCGAGGTCGACGCGAACGGTACGGTCACTATCGCTAACGGCCAGACGTTCATCGAACTGTACACCAAGTCGGACAACGTGAGTGGAGCGGTCGCTTCGCTAACAACGAGTTCGACGCCGCTGGCACAGCTGTCGCGTGATCTCTCGGGAGCGCAGTTCATCGAGGGCGAACTTGGTGACTCACTCTCGGAGAACCTCTCGTACGCGAAGATCGGAATTCCGGCCGCGACCGTCCCCGAGAGCGCTCGGGCGAACGTCACTATCCGTCGGTACAACGAGTCTACTGGTGAGTGGGAGGAAGTTGGTGAGACGACTGTCGAGACACGCGATGGCACTGAGTACTTCGTGCTCAACGTCACGCATTTCTCGACGTATGGTGCTGTCCTCGTCGACACCAGCGACCCGACGATTCAGCGCGTCTCCCAAGACGGCGAGACGTTCGAGTACGACACTGACACCGTCACGGTCGAATCGTTCTACTACGACCAAGAGACCGGCATCAACGTTAGCGCCGTCTCCGTGCAGTTCGACGGCCAACCGGTGTCGAACGTCTCGTCGGTGACGGCGAACGTTGACGACGACCAACTGATTGTCAACGCGACCGGTCTCGAAGGCACAGGTGAACACACGGTGACCGTGACCGTCGCCGACCAGGCGGGCAACGTCGAGACGCAGACCTCGACGTTCACCGTCGAGGAAGACACAGCAGCACCGTCGCTGTCGACGAGCGTCACGAACGAGACGGAGATTGCCTACGGTGCAAGTTCGAAACAGTTCCGCGTCGAGTACGCTGACGCGGCGAGCGGTGTTCCCGCAACAAACGAGTCAGTCACGGTCTCTCTCAACGGCGACTCGATCAACGATGAGACGATCGTCGATGACGGCTACGTGACGTTCACGGTCGACGACCCGACCCCGGGACAGACGTACGACTTCACCGTCTCCGTCACCGACCGCGCGGGCAACACCGAGACGCTGACGCGGTCAGTGTCGGCCGAAGCCGACACCGCCGCACCGACGCTTGACGACACGGTATTCACACCCGAACCGACGGGCACCGGACCTGCGACGTTCCCCTCGGGCAACTCGCGGGTCACAACGGAACTGCGTATCTCCGACGCGCTCAGTGGGGTCAACGCCAGCGCGATCACAGTGACGTTCGACGACGAGGACGTCACTGACACGGCGGTCATCACCGATGACAAGATCGTGTACACGGCGTACGGCTTGGAGAACAACACGACGCACACGCTTGAGGCGACGTTGGTCGACCAGGCTGGCGAGAAGGCGAGCGTCTCGAAGACGTTCGAAATCGCGGCCGCAGACGAGGATGTCTCCGACGGTGGCGTCAAGCCGAGCCTCGGCACTATCTCGGTGACACCGCTCACCGACGGCACTGTTCCGGCGGGCACGGACTCGGTGACGATCACCGCTGCCTACGGTGACGCCGACGGCACCGTTCCAGCGTCTGGAATCACGGTGATGCTCGACGGTGCGGACGTCACTGACCAAGCGAGTGTCAGCGGCGGGACGGTTGAGATATCCCTCGCCGACCTCACAGCGGGTGACCACACTATCCGCATCACAGTCGTCGACGACGACGGCCTGACGCGTGAACGCGTTGCCAACTTCACTGTCGCCTCCGCTTCCACCGGCGGTGGTGGCGGCGGAGGCGGTGGTGGAGGCGGTGGAGGTGGAGGCGGTGGCTCCGGTGCCAAGATCTCCTCGATCGCTACCTCCTCGGGTGCGACTGTCAACGTCCGCGACATCTCGATGGGTGCGACGCCGTCGACGACGGTTCCCGGGATCAGCGGTGCGGGCGTCACCGTCGACCGCGTCGCCTTCGACTTCACGTTCGCGGCCCCGTCGTTCCGCATCGAGTTCACCCCGCCAAGCACGTCGCCGCAGGGTGCGCCCGCCCTCTCGAACGCCGAGGGAGTCGCCTACTTCCGTGCGGACGCCATCGGACTCGAGACATCCGGTATGGACAAGGCGTCGATGACCGTCTCCGTCGACAACTCCGCATTGCCGGCAGGTGCTTCGCTTGAAGACGTTGCGCTCTACCGCTACCACGACGGCGAGTGGCAGGCACTAGAGACAACTGCGAACGGCGATGGCACAGTCACGGCTGCGTTGCCCGGCTTCTCGGCGTTCGCCATCGGTGTCCCGGCCGACGACGGCGGCCAGGACGACACAGGCACCGCGACAAGCACGCCAACGTCGACATCGACGAGCACGCCCGACGATGTCAACACGGCGACGGCGACCGGTACGGATACCGGTGGCCAATCCACAACGACGACATTCCCCGGATTCAGCTCTGCGCTCGCGGTTGTCGCGCTGCTCGCGGCGGCGTTGCTGGCCACGCGGCGGGACTGA